In the Synergistaceae bacterium genome, TTCGCCGACATTGCCTTATAGAAAGTTTCATCATCACGAGCAGTCCTCTTTATATCCAGCATTTGCCATATTGTTGCACGCTTTTGAATTTCGTCATTATCGCACAGGACATAACAAAGCTGGGCAGTTAATTCAAGTAATGAGCGCAAAATTAATAATCCGGAATTAATTAAGCTATTCTCTGTCATAATTTCTAAAGTGTCTAAGAGTTCAAGAAATCTGTAATAAGCTGAATAAATTGTAAGCTCGTAATCTTCTATCGGTTCGGGGAAACAGTCATCAAGTAATTTATTCCCAAACTTGAAGAAATCAGCATAAAATTTTTTGTATTCACGTATCATTTCTTTGTCTTCTGACGTTAAATCATAAATAAAATTATTATTTGAATCCTTCATAATTTCATCAGCAACCTTTCATTCATAAAGTATCCCCCACCCATTAACGAGCAGGGGAAAATCACGCAAATTCTATAAAAATATTCCGCGCATTTCAAGAACGTCTGCGACTCTTTGAATAGCCGCCATAGTTGCCGCACGCCTCATCTTCAAGTGCTTTGACTCCGCGTAATCCCATACAAGCCTGAAATTACCTTTCATTATGTTCATGAGCTTGTTATTATATTCTTCTTCCGGCCAAAACTCGCCTTGCAAATTCTGCGCCCACTCAAAATATGAGCCTATAACACCACCGGAATTAGCAAGAAAATCAGGAACAATTATAACGCCCTTATCATCAAGAATTTTATCGCCGTCTGGGGTGATAGGGCCGTTTGCGCCTTCGACGATATATTTTGCTTTAACGCTGCCTGCTGTATCGCGATTTAATACTCCGTCGCGCGCACATGGGAACAAGAACTCAGCATCAGCAAAGAGAACATCATCAATTTTTTCACAGCCTCCGATTTTCTCAAAACCTTCAAGCAATTTCTTAGGGTGAGCATGAATCGCCGCAAATGCCTTTCTTATGTCTATTCCGTCAGCAGAATAATACGAGCCTGTTACATCACTGATTGCTACGATTTTGACTCCTGCCTCATTAAGAGTCTTGGCTGTGTAGCTCCCGACATTGCCGAAACCCTGTACTGCTGCTGTAACGTCATCGGGGTTCTTGTTTAACACTTTCATGAACTCAAGCCCGCAAGTTGCCACGCCTCGGCCGGTTGCTTCTGTTCGTCCATAACTGCCCCAATATTTTATTGGCTTGCCGGTTAATAAGCTCGGTTCAAGTTTTCCGCGCATTTTGCTTATTGTGTCCATTATCCAGACCATTTCTTGACCGCTTGTGTTCATGTCAGGCGCGGGGACATCGCTCCAACTTCCGACAATGGGTTCAATTCTTGCAGCATAGGTGCGTGATAATTTTTCTTTTTCTTTCTTGGACATGTTGAGGGGATCGCAGCAAATTCCGCCTTTACCGCCTCCATAAGGAATACCGGCGAGCGCACATTTCCACGTCATTAACATAGCAAGGGCTTCGCATTCGTCCATGTCTACTTCAGTATCAAATCTTATTCCGCCTTTTGACGGGCCTATCGCTGTAGAGTGCTGAACTCTGTAACCGTCAAAGACATTCACGGAGCCGTCGTCCATTTCAACAGGTATAGTAACGTGAACCCTGCGCTCAGAATGACTCAAGATAGATACTAATTTCTCATCAAGTCCCATTTCATCAGCTGCGCCGTAAAACTCCTGCAAAGCTGTGTCAAGTAATACATTTGAAGATTTTCGCCGTGCCTGCATAAAAATACGCCTCCTTATAATAATAAACCCTCCGGATTAAAGATTTTCCGAAGGGTCAGCATTTACGATTGTCATAGCTTTCTGAATGTCTTTATCGAGCCACGCATTTATTGCGATTTTTGCCCGATCTAATATTGCCGGTAAATTTTCGCGTTCTTCCGGTGTCAGATGTCCGAGAACGTAATTAATCATGTCTCCCGGAGCTTTGCCGATTCCTATTCGCAGTCTAGGCACATGCAAATCACCCAGCGCACCTATAATCGACGCTAGCCCGTTATGACCTCCCGCACTGCCCTGCGCACGTAAACGCAATTTTCCGTAGGGGAGCGCCATATCATCGTAAATTATCAGCACGTCTTCAAGCTCGATCTTGTAGAAATTTACAGCCTCACTCACTGCAAGTCCGCTAGCGTTCATGAAAGTTAAAGGCTTGAGCAGAACAATATCACGCCACCGCCAGCACTCAGCATTAAACTTGTGTGAAGGCCGGCCGAGATTATTATTTGACGCGATAAAGTCAATGCACTGCCAGCCCATATTATGACGGGTGAAGGCGTATTCAATTCCCGGATTTCCAAGACCAGCAATAAGACGCATAATAAATTATTTCTTCTCCTCTGATTCTTCGTCTTCTTTGGCTGCTTTACCTTTTGCGACGACTTCAACATCAGCTGCGGCGGGTGCTTCTTCTTCGGGGGCTGCGTCCTCTACACCGCGTGAGGTTACTACGATTGCAATAACTTCTTCAGGGTCTGCGAGGGCTTCAACGTTTTCGGGCAATTTAAGATCTTTAACGTGAATTGCGTCGCCGATATTGAGTCCTGACACATCAACTGTTATTACATCAGGAATGCTCATCGGAAGGGTTTCGACTTCAAGTTCGCGCGTAACTTCCAAGACTCCGCCGTCCTTAATGCCCTGTGAGTCATCGCGTCCGACAACTTCAACGGGAATATTGACAGTAATTTTGCGGCCTCTGACCAAGTGCAGGA is a window encoding:
- a CDS encoding aminoacyl-tRNA hydrolase translates to MRLIAGLGNPGIEYAFTRHNMGWQCIDFIASNNNLGRPSHKFNAECWRWRDIVLLKPLTFMNASGLAVSEAVNFYKIELEDVLIIYDDMALPYGKLRLRAQGSAGGHNGLASIIGALGDLHVPRLRIGIGKAPGDMINYVLGHLTPEERENLPAILDRAKIAINAWLDKDIQKAMTIVNADPSENL
- a CDS encoding 50S ribosomal protein L25, encoding MADIVTLVMESREKTGKGENGRIRKSGFVPCIIYGPEIKENIKGKVNMREIERILAGRWESTRLNVKLPDGREELCIIREAQRHPITDMPLHIDFLHLVRGRKITVNIPVEVVGRDDSQGIKDGGVLEVTRELEVETLPMSIPDVITVDVSGLNIGDAIHVKDLKLPENVEALADPEEVIAIVVTSRGVEDAAPEEEAPAAADVEVVAKGKAAKEDEESEEKK
- a CDS encoding Glu/Leu/Phe/Val dehydrogenase gives rise to the protein MQARRKSSNVLLDTALQEFYGAADEMGLDEKLVSILSHSERRVHVTIPVEMDDGSVNVFDGYRVQHSTAIGPSKGGIRFDTEVDMDECEALAMLMTWKCALAGIPYGGGKGGICCDPLNMSKKEKEKLSRTYAARIEPIVGSWSDVPAPDMNTSGQEMVWIMDTISKMRGKLEPSLLTGKPIKYWGSYGRTEATGRGVATCGLEFMKVLNKNPDDVTAAVQGFGNVGSYTAKTLNEAGVKIVAISDVTGSYYSADGIDIRKAFAAIHAHPKKLLEGFEKIGGCEKIDDVLFADAEFLFPCARDGVLNRDTAGSVKAKYIVEGANGPITPDGDKILDDKGVIIVPDFLANSGGVIGSYFEWAQNLQGEFWPEEEYNNKLMNIMKGNFRLVWDYAESKHLKMRRAATMAAIQRVADVLEMRGIFL